Proteins encoded together in one Bactrocera neohumeralis isolate Rockhampton unplaced genomic scaffold, APGP_CSIRO_Bneo_wtdbg2-racon-allhic-juicebox.fasta_v2 cluster11, whole genome shotgun sequence window:
- the LOC126766232 gene encoding uncharacterized protein LOC126766232, which produces MPMQTLDAVFDLEEKILEKNYEDAVITYLFTLKGTSGDIGEVMKRVFGDEVLSLFNWDGRCGKKSLSELKIVSVALFEIFKLHGRIDFEKEVRKSVEQSHNRQKQKRYSKRNVKKFILTTMSHKSGSFLELSSTGTWKHPFSKSSVVNTRAPCNLSSTSSMMGIGKFSLENSQRRLINCCRRPSLCTI; this is translated from the exons ATGCCAATGCAGACCTTGGATGCTGTCTTTGATTTGGAGGAGaagatattagaaaaaaattatgaagatgcAGTT ATAACATATCTTTTCACTTTAAAGGGCACTTCTGGGGATATTGGCGAAGTTATGAAGCGAGTTTTTGGCGACGAAGTCCTCAGTTTGTTCAATTGGGATGGGAGGTGCGGGAAGAAATCGCTTTCAGAATTAAAAATAGTTAGCGTGGCTCTATTTG aaattttcaaactgcaTGGACGCATCGACTTCGAAAAGGAAGTCCGAAAGAGCGTTGAGCAAAGCCACAACAGGCAAAAGCAAAAACGCTATTCCAAAAGAAAcgtaaagaaatttatattgacCACTATGAGTCACAAAAGCGGTAGTTTTTTGGAACTCTCCTCTACTGGAACGTGGAAGCACCCATTTTCCAAGTCGAGTGTTGTAAATACCCGGGCCCCCTGTAATCTCTCTAGCACATCATCTATGATGGGCATCGGaaaattttctctcgaaaactcgcaacgtcgactcatcaattGTTGTcgtcgtccaagcctctgcaccatatag